A genome region from Planctomycetota bacterium includes the following:
- a CDS encoding bifunctional methionine sulfoxide reductase B/A protein: MPPLSAEERRILLDKGTEGPFSGKYWDHFEGGAYACRQCGVLLYLSDSKFRSDCGWPSFDSEIPGAVRRQPDADGRRTEILCAACGGHLGHVFAGERFTEKNVRHCVNSASLVFIPEAERAVGRAFFAGGCFWGVEHEFGQAPGVLAVTSGYTGGHTENPTYEQVCTGGTGHAEAVEVRFDPKRVTYEQLARLFFEIHDPTEVNRQGPDVGSQYRSAVFYADEEQRRTAEALVAQLRANGYAVATAIEPATTFWPAESYHQDYLRKHPERPVCHARVLRFDQPKR, from the coding sequence ATGCCGCCCCTCAGTGCCGAAGAGCGCCGCATCCTTCTCGACAAGGGCACCGAGGGGCCGTTCAGCGGCAAGTACTGGGACCACTTTGAGGGCGGCGCCTACGCCTGCCGCCAGTGCGGGGTCCTCTTGTACCTGTCGGACAGCAAGTTCCGCTCGGACTGCGGTTGGCCGAGTTTCGATTCTGAAATCCCCGGCGCCGTCCGGAGGCAGCCCGACGCCGACGGCCGGCGGACCGAGATCCTCTGCGCCGCCTGCGGCGGACATCTCGGCCACGTGTTCGCCGGCGAGCGTTTCACGGAGAAGAACGTGCGGCACTGCGTGAACTCGGCGTCGCTGGTCTTCATCCCGGAGGCCGAACGCGCCGTGGGGCGGGCCTTCTTCGCCGGCGGATGCTTCTGGGGCGTCGAGCACGAGTTCGGCCAGGCGCCCGGCGTCCTGGCCGTCACGTCCGGCTACACGGGCGGCCACACCGAAAACCCCACGTACGAACAGGTGTGCACGGGCGGGACCGGCCACGCCGAGGCCGTCGAGGTCCGCTTCGACCCCAAGCGCGTCACTTACGAGCAACTCGCGCGCCTCTTCTTCGAGATCCACGACCCGACCGAGGTCAACCGGCAAGGGCCCGACGTGGGGAGCCAGTACCGCTCGGCCGTCTTCTACGCGGACGAGGAACAGAGGCGGACGGCCGAGGCGCTCGTTGCCCAACTCCGGGCCAACGGTTACGCCGTGGCGACCGCCATCGAGCCGGCCACGACCTTCTGGCCCGCCGAGTCTTACCACCAGGACTACCTCCGGAAGCACCCGGAGCGGCCCGTCTGCCACGCCCGCGTGCTGCGCTTCGACCAGCCCAAACGCTAG
- a CDS encoding DUF2007 domain-containing protein, with protein MSSKRRRKDEPGEPEPSKPNLGDRDYTELVLVVHANNLSEAELYRAELEAHGIPAVLEQGSAGVAGIPDVGAGIPVLVPEELADEAAEFIAEIETTKSEDHALDERDEILDNEGEGAEDPDEKLDEDEEDLDDEDLDEDEDWDDEDDEDTEDEGEK; from the coding sequence ATGTCGAGCAAACGCAGACGCAAAGACGAACCCGGCGAGCCTGAACCGTCGAAACCGAACCTCGGCGACCGCGACTACACCGAACTGGTGCTCGTCGTCCATGCGAACAATCTGTCCGAGGCCGAACTGTATCGGGCCGAACTGGAGGCCCACGGCATCCCGGCTGTCCTGGAACAAGGCAGTGCCGGCGTCGCGGGCATCCCGGACGTCGGGGCTGGAATCCCCGTCCTCGTGCCCGAGGAACTTGCCGACGAAGCCGCCGAATTCATCGCCGAAATCGAAACCACTAAATCGGAGGACCATGCCTTGGACGAGCGCGACGAAATCCTCGACAATGAGGGCGAAGGCGCCGAAGACCCCGACGAAAAACTCGACGAGGACGAAGAAGACTTGGACGACGAGGACCTCGATGAGGACGAGGACTGGGACGACGAAGACGACGAGGACACGGAAGACGAGGGCGAGAAGTAG
- the hcp gene encoding hydroxylamine reductase, which translates to MFCFQCEQTAKGTGCTVHGVCGKDPTTATLQDLLVHATKGLAMYAHRARALGAKTRELDVFAVEALFTTVTNVNFDAERIAQLVRRAATLRDKAKTLYESAAKKAGKTPEKLGGPAAFQPAGDLDGLVAQGHEVGILARKRALGEEATALESLVTFGLKGAAAYADHAQILGQSDDGVYAFFHETLDMLAREKPSADELLARALAVGEANLKIMGLLDAANTGAYGNPEPTAVRITPKKGKAIVVSGHDLKDLEELLKQTQGTGINVYTHGEMLPAHAYPGLKKYPHLAGNYGGAWQDQRDEFDAFPGAILMTTNCIQKPRDSYIGRIFTSGLVAWPGVRHIGDRNFKPLIEAALAAPGFAEDVPEKTILVGFGHAAVLGVAEKVIEAVKAGKIRRFFLIGGCDGAKPGRNYYTELAEAVPDDCVILTLACGKYRFNKLAFGDIGGIPRLLDCGQCNDAYSAIRIAGALAEAFGCGVNDLPLSLILSWYEQKAVVILLTLLHLGIRNIRLGPSLPAFVTPAMLKVLAEKFNIMPISTPKADLEAALAGR; encoded by the coding sequence ATGTTCTGCTTCCAGTGCGAGCAGACGGCCAAAGGAACCGGGTGCACGGTGCACGGCGTCTGCGGCAAGGACCCGACGACCGCCACGCTTCAGGACCTTCTCGTTCACGCGACCAAGGGCCTCGCGATGTACGCGCACCGCGCGCGGGCCCTCGGCGCGAAGACAAGAGAACTCGACGTCTTCGCCGTCGAGGCGCTTTTCACGACCGTGACGAACGTCAACTTCGATGCCGAACGCATCGCCCAACTCGTTCGCCGCGCCGCAACCTTGCGCGACAAGGCGAAGACGCTCTACGAGTCGGCGGCGAAGAAGGCTGGCAAGACGCCCGAGAAGTTGGGCGGCCCGGCAGCGTTCCAACCCGCCGGCGACCTGGACGGCCTCGTCGCGCAGGGACACGAGGTCGGCATCCTCGCCCGCAAGCGTGCGCTGGGCGAAGAGGCGACGGCCCTGGAGTCGCTGGTCACCTTCGGCCTCAAGGGCGCGGCCGCGTACGCCGACCACGCCCAAATCCTCGGCCAGTCGGACGACGGCGTCTATGCCTTCTTCCACGAGACGCTCGACATGCTCGCGCGCGAGAAGCCCAGCGCCGACGAACTTCTGGCCCGCGCGCTCGCCGTCGGCGAAGCGAACCTGAAGATCATGGGGCTCCTGGATGCGGCCAACACCGGGGCCTATGGCAACCCCGAGCCGACGGCGGTCCGCATCACGCCCAAAAAGGGCAAGGCGATCGTCGTAAGCGGCCACGACCTCAAGGACCTCGAAGAGTTGCTCAAGCAGACGCAAGGGACCGGCATCAACGTGTACACGCACGGCGAGATGCTGCCCGCCCACGCTTATCCGGGCCTCAAGAAATACCCGCACCTGGCGGGCAACTACGGCGGCGCGTGGCAGGACCAGCGAGATGAGTTCGACGCCTTCCCGGGGGCGATCCTCATGACGACCAACTGCATCCAGAAACCGCGCGATTCCTACATCGGCCGCATCTTCACCTCGGGCCTCGTCGCCTGGCCGGGCGTTCGGCACATCGGCGACCGCAACTTTAAGCCCCTCATCGAGGCGGCGCTTGCGGCCCCCGGCTTTGCGGAGGACGTGCCGGAAAAAACCATCCTGGTCGGCTTCGGCCACGCGGCGGTCCTCGGCGTCGCGGAAAAGGTCATCGAGGCCGTCAAGGCCGGGAAGATCCGCCGATTCTTCCTCATCGGCGGATGCGACGGCGCCAAGCCCGGACGCAACTACTACACCGAACTCGCCGAGGCGGTGCCCGACGATTGCGTCATCCTGACGCTGGCGTGCGGCAAGTACCGGTTCAACAAGTTGGCGTTCGGCGATATCGGAGGCATCCCGCGGCTGCTGGACTGCGGCCAGTGCAACGACGCGTACTCGGCCATCCGGATCGCGGGGGCCCTGGCGGAGGCGTTCGGCTGCGGCGTGAATGACCTGCCTCTCTCGCTCATCCTTTCGTGGTACGAGCAGAAGGCGGTGGTGATCCTGCTGACGCTCCTTCACCTGGGCATCCGGAACATCCGCCTGGGCCCGAGCCTGCCGGCCTTCGTGACGCCGGCGATGCTCAAAGTGCTCGCCGAGAAGTTCAACATCATGCCCATCTCCACGCCGAAGGCGGACCTCGAGGCGGCCCTGGCGGGGCGCTGA
- a CDS encoding methyltransferase domain-containing protein: MRADGEAVPLPILDVRAAARFLAGHAPGAVSIPLDELARRAHELPPKGSAVRLYDDDPARWKAAAEALRLRGYAVQPAALAADDLRECGPSRAALWRPGPFLVEALEHIAAATGSLAGRALDIACGTGRDAVYLAMRGYEVDAIDRLPDALERAQDLARRSGVRLNTIQADLRREPVLPAERYDLVTVLRFLHRPLLPAIRECVAPGGFVVYETFHRQDPGREGRPLDPGHTVADGELAAAFDGFELVLARDGIARGGRMFSQLLARRPR, encoded by the coding sequence GTGAGAGCAGACGGCGAAGCGGTTCCTCTTCCGATTCTGGACGTCCGCGCGGCGGCGCGGTTCCTGGCCGGCCACGCCCCCGGCGCGGTCAGTATCCCGCTCGACGAACTCGCCCGGCGGGCCCACGAACTGCCGCCCAAGGGCTCCGCGGTCCGCCTCTACGACGACGACCCGGCCCGCTGGAAGGCCGCCGCCGAGGCCCTTCGCCTCCGGGGATACGCCGTTCAGCCGGCGGCCCTTGCCGCGGACGACCTGCGGGAGTGCGGACCTTCGCGGGCGGCGCTCTGGCGACCCGGCCCGTTTCTCGTCGAGGCACTCGAGCACATCGCCGCCGCGACCGGATCGCTCGCCGGCCGCGCGCTCGACATCGCCTGCGGCACCGGGCGCGATGCCGTGTACCTGGCGATGCGCGGCTACGAAGTGGACGCCATCGACCGTCTGCCGGACGCCCTCGAGCGCGCGCAGGACCTCGCGCGGCGCTCGGGCGTGCGCCTGAACACAATCCAGGCAGACCTGCGGCGCGAACCGGTCCTGCCGGCGGAAAGGTACGACCTCGTGACGGTGCTGCGGTTCCTGCATCGGCCCCTTCTGCCGGCCATTCGCGAATGTGTCGCGCCGGGAGGGTTCGTCGTTTACGAGACGTTCCACCGGCAGGACCCGGGGCGGGAAGGCCGGCCGCTCGACCCCGGCCACACCGTCGCGGACGGCGAGTTGGCGGCGGCGTTCGACGGTTTCGAGCTGGTCCTCGCGCGCGACGGCATCGCCCGCGGCGGGAGGATGTTTTCCCAGTTGCTCGCCCGCCGACCCCGATGA
- the truA gene encoding tRNA pseudouridine(38-40) synthase TruA — translation MRCIRMTVQYDGTAYHGWQEQPGLVTVQGTLAERLATILVERPAVEGASRTDAGVHALGQVAAVQTERDITPARLQAALNSRLPDDIAVADVAEAAPDFSPSHDAVRKHYRYRLYRGRAKPIFEARYVWHWYRPIEVEPMREAARLLVGRHDFKSFEGRGTGRENTVREVFRLDVTEAGREIHFDVEGDGFLYRMVRNLVGTLVEVGRGHRTAEWVAEALAAGSREAAGPTAPPQGLCLMAVHYAAESVG, via the coding sequence ATGCGGTGCATCCGAATGACGGTCCAGTACGACGGGACGGCCTACCACGGCTGGCAGGAGCAGCCGGGCCTCGTGACCGTCCAGGGGACGCTGGCGGAGCGGCTGGCGACGATCCTCGTGGAGCGCCCCGCCGTCGAGGGCGCGAGCCGGACCGACGCCGGCGTCCATGCCCTCGGGCAGGTGGCGGCCGTGCAGACGGAGCGCGACATCACGCCGGCGCGCCTCCAAGCCGCGCTCAACAGCCGCCTGCCCGATGACATCGCGGTGGCCGACGTGGCCGAGGCGGCGCCGGACTTCTCCCCCTCGCACGATGCCGTCCGCAAACATTACCGCTACCGCCTCTACCGCGGCCGGGCCAAACCCATCTTCGAGGCACGATACGTCTGGCACTGGTACCGGCCGATCGAGGTGGAACCGATGCGGGAGGCGGCGCGGCTCCTGGTGGGCCGGCACGATTTCAAGAGTTTCGAGGGCCGCGGGACCGGCCGCGAGAACACGGTCCGCGAGGTCTTCCGCCTCGACGTCACCGAAGCCGGCCGCGAAATCCATTTCGACGTCGAGGGCGACGGTTTTCTCTATCGGATGGTGCGGAACCTGGTGGGAACGCTGGTGGAGGTCGGGCGCGGGCATCGGACGGCCGAGTGGGTGGCCGAGGCTCTTGCGGCCGGGAGCCGGGAAGCGGCAGGCCCCACCGCCCCGCCCCAGGGCCTCTGCCTGATGGCCGTACACTACGCCGCCGAATCGGTCGGGTAA
- a CDS encoding type II toxin-antitoxin system RelE/ParE family toxin, with the protein MAQVMWAPAALADVEAIAQYIARDSADNAALFVARLMEATDRLARFPESGRILPEIGNAACREVMVAPYRIMYRLETDQVWITGIVHGARNWMPE; encoded by the coding sequence ATGGCTCAAGTAATGTGGGCGCCGGCGGCGCTTGCAGACGTTGAAGCCATTGCCCAGTACATTGCCCGGGACTCCGCGGACAACGCGGCCCTTTTCGTCGCCCGGCTTATGGAAGCCACCGACCGCCTCGCCCGCTTTCCGGAATCCGGCCGCATCCTTCCCGAGATCGGCAACGCAGCATGCCGCGAGGTTATGGTCGCCCCTTATCGCATCATGTACCGCCTCGAAACCGACCAGGTTTGGATAACGGGCATCGTTCACGGCGCGCGGAACTGGATGCCGGAATAG
- the xylB gene encoding xylulokinase produces MAYLIGIDIGTSGTKTLLVDARGKIRASVTIEYPSYAPKPAWSEQVPEDWWQAACKSIRLALRKAKVRGGQVAGIGLSGQMHGSVFLDKNGKVLRRAILWNDQRTGEECAEITRMAGGRRELIQMVSNPALTGFTAPKILWVRKYEPHLYERTAQVLLPKDYVRYRLTGEFATEVSDASGTLLLDVRERQWSRKLLALLDIDVALLPRVYESPEVSGRLTPQAAKVTGLAAGTPVVGGGGDQAAGAVGNGIVRRGAISATLGTSGVVFAHADSVETDPNGRVHTFCHAVPGKWHVMGVVLAAGGSLQWFRNTLCQDLVAAAKKKKVDPYDIISAGAARVPPGADGLYFLPYLTGERTPHADPDARAAWIGLSNMHTRAHMARAVMEGATYAMRDCLEIIQGMGVPVKEIRVAGGGARSRFWRQMQADVYRQAVWTVSSEEGPAYGVALLAGVGTGVWKTVPEACDATIKTRRKTSPDKKTVARYDALYPEYGRLYHNLRDDFKRIAALHA; encoded by the coding sequence ATGGCCTATCTCATCGGCATCGACATCGGAACGAGCGGCACGAAGACGCTTCTGGTGGACGCGCGCGGCAAGATCCGGGCCTCCGTCACCATCGAGTACCCGTCGTACGCCCCCAAACCAGCCTGGAGCGAACAGGTCCCCGAGGACTGGTGGCAGGCCGCCTGCAAGAGCATCCGACTGGCCTTGAGGAAAGCCAAGGTCCGGGGCGGCCAGGTCGCGGGCATCGGCCTCTCCGGACAGATGCACGGCTCGGTGTTTCTCGATAAGAACGGCAAGGTCCTTCGCCGGGCGATCCTCTGGAACGACCAGCGGACCGGCGAGGAGTGCGCCGAGATCACCCGCATGGCTGGCGGGCGTCGCGAACTTATCCAGATGGTTTCCAACCCGGCCCTCACCGGCTTCACCGCGCCCAAGATCCTCTGGGTCCGCAAATACGAGCCGCACCTCTACGAGCGCACCGCCCAGGTGCTCCTCCCGAAAGACTACGTCCGCTACCGGCTGACCGGCGAGTTCGCAACCGAGGTGAGCGACGCCTCCGGGACGCTCCTGCTGGACGTGCGCGAGCGGCAGTGGTCGCGAAAATTGCTCGCGCTCCTGGACATCGACGTAGCGCTCCTGCCGCGCGTGTATGAGTCGCCCGAGGTCTCGGGGCGCCTCACGCCTCAGGCCGCCAAGGTCACCGGCCTCGCCGCAGGAACGCCCGTCGTGGGCGGCGGCGGGGACCAGGCCGCCGGGGCCGTCGGCAACGGCATCGTCCGCCGAGGCGCCATCTCGGCGACGCTCGGGACGAGCGGCGTCGTCTTCGCCCATGCCGACTCCGTCGAGACCGACCCCAACGGCCGTGTCCACACCTTCTGCCACGCCGTTCCCGGCAAGTGGCACGTCATGGGCGTCGTCCTGGCGGCGGGCGGCAGCCTCCAATGGTTCCGCAACACGCTCTGCCAGGACCTCGTCGCGGCGGCGAAAAAAAAGAAAGTGGATCCGTACGACATCATCTCGGCCGGGGCGGCCCGCGTCCCGCCCGGCGCCGACGGCCTGTATTTCCTGCCCTACCTGACGGGTGAACGCACACCGCACGCCGACCCCGACGCCCGCGCCGCCTGGATCGGCCTCTCGAACATGCACACGCGAGCCCACATGGCTCGGGCCGTCATGGAAGGCGCCACCTACGCCATGCGCGATTGCCTCGAAATCATTCAGGGGATGGGCGTCCCGGTCAAGGAGATCCGCGTGGCGGGCGGCGGGGCACGCAGCCGCTTCTGGCGCCAGATGCAGGCCGACGTCTATCGCCAGGCCGTCTGGACCGTCTCGAGCGAGGAAGGGCCGGCCTACGGCGTCGCACTCCTGGCGGGCGTCGGCACGGGCGTCTGGAAAACGGTGCCCGAGGCCTGCGACGCCACCATCAAGACCCGCCGCAAAACCAGCCCCGACAAGAAGACCGTCGCGCGGTACGACGCCCTCTATCCCGAGTACGGCCGGCTGTACCACAACCTCCGCGACGACTTCAAGCGCATCGCCGCCCTGCACGCATGA
- a CDS encoding argininosuccinate synthase yields the protein MDVKAIEARIFATPVPKVKKVALAYSGGLDSSLAVELLRRAYKVRDIVAITCDVGQGDEEIAVSKAKAKVLRVKPIMLDVTKEFTENWLAKAIRANSDYEGYPVSTSMTRQLVAREVALKGKELGCDALMEGSTGKGNDQYRMHNVFKMFAPKCQILVPVRDFDLTRGEEKALCEAWGVPVDEQIEGGDDKTLWCRSIASGAIGLDQELPDDIWMWLVPPEKAPDKPTEITIRFTEGIPTHLDGKKMALGKLIPELNCVAGANGVGRIDMFEDGIMDLKSREIYEAPAAHVILRLHRDLEQWCLTKDELEFKAVVDRKWAYLVYHGMWYHPLKRELDAFVAASQRFVSGEYRVSLYKGNITIVHRESETGLFSPEIRSIKAKGFAQTACKDAALVRGIPFEILARRGGIED from the coding sequence ATGGACGTGAAAGCAATCGAAGCCAGGATTTTCGCCACCCCCGTGCCCAAGGTCAAGAAGGTCGCGCTGGCCTATAGCGGGGGCCTGGACTCGAGCCTGGCCGTTGAACTCTTGCGGCGCGCCTACAAGGTCCGGGACATCGTCGCCATCACGTGCGACGTCGGCCAGGGCGACGAGGAAATCGCCGTCTCCAAGGCCAAGGCCAAGGTCCTCCGCGTCAAGCCCATCATGCTCGACGTGACGAAGGAGTTCACCGAGAACTGGCTGGCCAAGGCCATCCGCGCCAACTCCGACTACGAGGGCTATCCGGTCTCGACGTCGATGACGCGGCAACTGGTGGCGAGGGAGGTGGCGCTCAAGGGCAAGGAACTCGGCTGCGACGCCCTCATGGAAGGATCGACCGGCAAGGGCAACGACCAGTACCGCATGCACAACGTCTTTAAGATGTTCGCCCCGAAGTGCCAGATCCTCGTCCCGGTCCGCGACTTCGACCTGACGCGCGGCGAAGAGAAGGCGCTCTGCGAGGCGTGGGGCGTCCCCGTGGACGAGCAGATCGAGGGCGGCGACGACAAGACCCTGTGGTGCCGATCCATCGCCTCGGGCGCCATCGGTCTGGACCAGGAACTGCCGGACGACATCTGGATGTGGCTCGTCCCGCCCGAAAAGGCGCCCGACAAACCCACGGAGATCACCATCCGCTTCACCGAGGGCATTCCGACCCACCTCGACGGCAAGAAGATGGCGCTGGGGAAACTCATCCCGGAACTCAACTGTGTCGCGGGGGCGAATGGCGTCGGACGCATCGACATGTTCGAGGACGGCATCATGGACCTCAAGAGCCGCGAAATCTACGAGGCCCCCGCCGCACACGTCATCCTCCGCCTCCACCGCGACCTCGAGCAGTGGTGCCTGACGAAGGACGAACTGGAGTTCAAGGCCGTCGTGGACCGCAAGTGGGCGTACCTCGTGTACCACGGGATGTGGTACCACCCGCTCAAGCGCGAACTGGACGCTTTCGTCGCGGCCAGCCAGCGGTTCGTCTCCGGCGAGTACCGCGTCAGCCTCTACAAGGGCAACATCACGATCGTCCACCGTGAATCCGAGACGGGCCTCTTCTCGCCCGAAATCCGGTCCATCAAGGCCAAGGGCTTCGCGCAGACGGCATGCAAGGATGCGGCCCTGGTGCGCGGCATTCCGTTCGAGATCCTCGCCCGCCGCGGAGGCATCGAGGACTGA
- the ltaE gene encoding low-specificity L-threonine aldolase, whose translation MIDLRSDTVTRPTAAMRRAMAEAEVGDDVLGDDPTVAALELRTAEILGKEAAVYMPSGTMTNQVAIRTWTEPGDEILIEAEAHTYFLESGGPAALSGVMCRLIQGDRGRFTADQVRAVLRPANEHFPRTRLVCVENTHNRGGGAVWPVGLVAEVAAAARDAGLKVHLDGARLWNASVASGVPERDYATHFDSVSVCFSKGLGAPVGSALAGPREFIARARRFRKMFGGGMRQAGIIAAGALYALDHHRERLAEDHANARRLAEGIAPLSGIAIDPTTVETNIVVFYVKDMPAARLIERLAKMGVLMLARDATSVRAVTNLGVTRSEIEETIAQVAGCVGA comes from the coding sequence ATGATCGACCTGAGAAGCGACACGGTCACCCGCCCCACCGCCGCCATGCGCCGCGCCATGGCCGAGGCCGAGGTGGGCGACGACGTTCTCGGCGACGACCCGACCGTGGCGGCCCTCGAGCTCCGCACCGCCGAGATCCTCGGCAAGGAAGCCGCCGTCTACATGCCCTCCGGCACGATGACCAACCAGGTCGCCATCCGGACGTGGACCGAGCCGGGCGACGAGATCCTCATCGAGGCCGAGGCCCACACCTATTTCCTCGAGTCGGGCGGCCCGGCGGCCCTCTCGGGCGTCATGTGCCGCCTCATCCAGGGCGACCGCGGACGCTTCACCGCCGACCAGGTGCGGGCGGTCCTGCGTCCGGCGAACGAACACTTCCCGCGCACGCGGCTCGTGTGCGTCGAGAACACGCACAACCGCGGCGGCGGGGCGGTCTGGCCCGTCGGCCTGGTCGCCGAAGTCGCGGCGGCCGCACGCGATGCCGGACTGAAAGTGCACCTCGACGGCGCCCGTCTCTGGAACGCCTCCGTGGCCTCGGGCGTGCCCGAGAGGGACTACGCCACCCACTTCGACAGCGTGAGCGTCTGCTTCTCGAAGGGCCTGGGGGCCCCCGTCGGGTCGGCCCTGGCGGGCCCGCGCGAGTTCATCGCGCGGGCGCGGCGGTTCCGCAAGATGTTCGGCGGCGGCATGCGGCAGGCCGGGATCATCGCGGCCGGGGCCCTCTACGCCCTCGACCACCACCGCGAGCGCCTTGCCGAGGACCATGCCAACGCCCGGCGCCTGGCCGAGGGCATAGCCCCCCTGTCGGGCATTGCCATCGACCCCACGACCGTCGAGACGAACATCGTCGTCTTCTACGTAAAGGACATGCCGGCGGCGCGGCTCATCGAGCGCCTCGCGAAAATGGGCGTCCTCATGCTGGCCCGCGACGCCACGAGTGTGCGCGCCGTGACCAACCTGGGCGTGACGCGCAGCGAAATCGAGGAGACCATCGCGCAGGTCGCTGGTTGCGTAGGCGCGTAG